A DNA window from Streptomyces bacillaris contains the following coding sequences:
- a CDS encoding acetyl-CoA C-acetyltransferase: MSTPTPAPVPAPAVRRVAVIGGSRIPFARSDGPYATSSNQDLLTAALDGLVERYGLAGQRVGEFVAGAVLKHSRDFNLARETVLGSALDPRTPAYDIQQACGTGLQAVIAAANKVALGAVDSAIAGGSDTTSDAPLGVNDELRRILLAARRAKTTGARLKALAAVRPRHLAPDIPRNAEPRTGLSMGEHAARTARRWGVTREAQDELAATSHQRLAAAYERGFLDDLIVPYRGLTRDQNLRPTSTTEQLARLKPVFGTSEPNPTMTAGNSTPLTDGAATVLLSSEEWARERDVEPLAYLTLYETAAVDYVDGDDGLLMAPAYAVPHLLERAGLGIEDFDLYEIHEAFASQVLATLAAWEKQGLAPLDRTRLNVAGSSLATGHPFAATGARIVATLAKLLAEREAPGRGLISICAAGGQGVTAILERP, translated from the coding sequence ATGAGCACCCCCACCCCCGCCCCCGTCCCTGCCCCGGCGGTCCGGCGCGTGGCGGTCATCGGCGGCAGCCGTATCCCCTTTGCCCGTTCGGACGGCCCGTACGCGACCTCCTCCAACCAGGACTTGCTGACGGCCGCGCTCGACGGCCTGGTGGAGCGGTACGGCCTGGCCGGGCAGCGGGTGGGCGAGTTCGTGGCGGGCGCGGTTCTCAAGCACAGCCGCGACTTCAACCTGGCCCGCGAGACCGTCCTCGGCTCCGCGCTGGACCCGCGCACACCGGCGTACGACATCCAACAGGCCTGCGGTACGGGCCTCCAGGCCGTGATCGCCGCTGCCAACAAGGTCGCCCTGGGTGCCGTCGACTCGGCCATAGCGGGCGGCTCCGACACGACCAGTGACGCCCCGCTCGGAGTCAACGACGAACTGCGCCGCATCCTGCTCGCCGCCCGCCGCGCGAAGACAACGGGCGCCCGCCTCAAGGCGCTTGCCGCCGTACGCCCCCGCCACCTCGCCCCCGACATCCCGCGCAACGCCGAGCCGCGCACCGGCCTCTCGATGGGCGAGCACGCGGCCCGCACCGCCCGCCGCTGGGGCGTGACCCGCGAGGCCCAGGACGAGCTGGCGGCCACGAGCCACCAGCGCCTGGCGGCGGCGTACGAACGCGGCTTCCTGGACGACCTGATCGTCCCGTACAGAGGCCTGACCCGCGACCAGAACCTGCGCCCCACCTCCACGACCGAACAACTGGCGCGCCTCAAGCCGGTGTTCGGCACATCCGAACCGAACCCCACCATGACGGCCGGGAATTCGACGCCCCTCACGGACGGCGCGGCGACGGTCCTGCTGTCGAGCGAGGAGTGGGCGCGGGAAAGGGACGTGGAGCCCCTCGCCTACCTCACCCTCTACGAGACGGCGGCGGTCGACTACGTGGACGGCGACGACGGCCTCCTGATGGCCCCGGCGTACGCGGTGCCGCACCTGCTGGAGCGGGCGGGCCTGGGCATCGAGGACTTCGACCTGTACGAGATCCACGAGGCGTTCGCCTCCCAGGTGCTGGCCACCCTCGCCGCCTGGGAGAAGCAGGGCCTGGCCCCGCTGGACCGGACCCGTCTGAACGTGGCCGGTTCGTCGCTGGCGACCGGCCACCCCTTCGCCGCCACGGGCGCGCGGATCGTCGCGACACTGGCCAAGCTGCTGGCGGAACGGGAGGCCCCGGGACGGGGGCTGATCTCGATCTGCGCGGCGGGCGGCCAGGGGGTGACGGCGATCCTGGAACGCCCCTGA
- a CDS encoding TetR/AcrR family transcriptional regulator, with protein MGRTSTAKERLVGAAEELMRGRGYGSLGVAEICARADVRKGSFYHFFASKQALTVAVIDAYWDSQRACWQGELSGEGAALERLERLLAAMTGVQRRAKEESGAVEGCMLGNLALELSTQEPDVRARLEEVFDEQIRLVEGALVDAAAEGAIPAGRAGREAAQAVISQLEGMVLLAKLKNDPTVLDGLWPHTLLLLQAADRPQGS; from the coding sequence ATGGGACGTACCAGCACCGCGAAGGAACGACTGGTCGGCGCGGCCGAGGAGCTGATGCGCGGCCGTGGTTACGGCAGCCTCGGCGTTGCCGAGATCTGCGCCAGGGCGGACGTGCGGAAGGGCAGCTTCTACCACTTCTTCGCCTCCAAGCAGGCCCTGACGGTCGCGGTGATCGACGCCTACTGGGACAGTCAGCGAGCCTGCTGGCAGGGCGAGTTGAGCGGCGAGGGCGCTGCTCTGGAGCGGCTGGAGCGGCTGCTCGCCGCCATGACCGGGGTCCAGCGGCGGGCGAAGGAGGAGTCCGGGGCCGTCGAGGGCTGCATGCTGGGCAACCTCGCCCTGGAGCTGAGCACCCAGGAGCCGGACGTACGGGCCCGGCTGGAGGAGGTCTTCGACGAGCAGATCCGCCTCGTGGAGGGCGCGCTCGTCGATGCGGCAGCCGAGGGGGCCATCCCCGCCGGGCGCGCCGGGCGGGAGGCGGCCCAGGCGGTGATCTCCCAGCTGGAGGGGATGGTCCTGCTGGCCAAGCTCAAGAACGATCCCACCGTCCTGGACGGCCTGTGGCCCCACACCCTGCTGCTGCTCCAGGCCGCGGACCGTCCGCAGGGCTCGTAG
- a CDS encoding AMP-dependent synthetase/ligase: protein MSTPNTATNPTPTPAPTPTLVEPTKKRDGSGRVREVSVPAFAPPVLRGSLAEIPFDNAREAPAEAVLSRKDAEGTWHDVTAADFAAEVLAVAKGLLAEGLRPGDRIAIMARTTYEWTLLDFASWAAGLVTVPIYPTSSAFQARWILQDSGAVACAVETKEQGRLISQERKQLGGLAHLWQFDTGAIGHLKSLGKHIPDEAVAERRAGLEPDTPATLIYTSGTTGRPKGCVTTHGNFFAEVDNAIELLHPVFKSVSKDPASTLLFLPLSHVFGRMVAIGCMRARVRLGHAPSIQTEDLLADLAGFRPTFLLAIPYVLEKVYNTGRATAEKMGRASSFDRAARIAQRYGKAVEAAEHGTGPGPGLGLRAARALYDPLVYRRVRAALGGKVRYVICGGSPLGRRLASFYEGAGIGIFEGYGLTETTAAHTVTPPLKPRLGTVGWPLPGTSVRIADDGEVLLRGGQVFRGYWDAERAEPVPYLLDGDWFPTGDLGTLDEDGYLTITGRKKDVIITSGGKNVTPAPLEDWLRAHPLVSQCMVVGDNRSYITALLTLDPDGLHHWRQMVKKQDVPLRELVHDEELRTSLQKAVDEANRLVSRAESIRKFTVLPVDFTEERGHLTPSLKLKRAAIARDFTAEIEELYRRR, encoded by the coding sequence GTGTCAACGCCGAACACCGCCACCAATCCCACCCCCACGCCCGCCCCCACGCCCACACTGGTGGAACCCACGAAGAAGAGAGACGGGTCCGGCCGGGTCAGGGAGGTCTCCGTACCGGCCTTCGCGCCCCCGGTGCTGCGGGGCTCGCTGGCGGAGATCCCGTTCGACAACGCCCGGGAGGCCCCGGCGGAGGCGGTGCTGAGCCGCAAGGACGCCGAGGGCACCTGGCACGACGTGACCGCCGCCGACTTCGCCGCCGAGGTGCTGGCGGTGGCGAAGGGTCTGCTGGCGGAGGGGCTGCGGCCGGGGGACCGGATCGCGATCATGGCCCGTACGACGTACGAGTGGACGCTGCTGGACTTCGCCTCCTGGGCGGCCGGCCTGGTGACGGTCCCCATCTACCCCACCTCGTCCGCCTTCCAGGCCCGCTGGATCCTCCAGGACTCGGGGGCGGTGGCGTGCGCGGTGGAGACGAAGGAGCAGGGCCGCCTGATCAGCCAGGAGCGCAAGCAGCTGGGCGGCCTGGCGCATCTGTGGCAGTTCGACACGGGGGCGATCGGCCACCTGAAGTCGCTGGGCAAGCACATCCCCGACGAGGCGGTGGCGGAGCGCCGGGCCGGGCTGGAACCGGACACCCCGGCCACGCTGATCTACACCTCGGGGACGACGGGCCGCCCGAAGGGCTGTGTGACGACGCACGGCAACTTCTTCGCGGAGGTCGACAACGCGATCGAGCTGCTGCACCCGGTCTTCAAGTCGGTCTCGAAGGACCCGGCTTCGACGCTCCTCTTCCTCCCGCTCTCGCACGTCTTCGGGAGGATGGTGGCGATCGGCTGTATGAGGGCGCGAGTCCGCCTGGGCCACGCCCCCTCCATCCAGACGGAAGACCTCCTGGCCGACCTGGCGGGCTTCCGCCCCACCTTCCTCCTCGCCATCCCGTACGTCCTGGAGAAGGTCTACAACACGGGCCGGGCGACGGCGGAGAAGATGGGCCGGGCGTCGTCGTTCGACCGCGCGGCCCGGATCGCGCAGCGGTACGGCAAGGCGGTCGAGGCCGCCGAACACGGCACGGGCCCCGGGCCGGGCCTCGGCCTGCGGGCGGCCCGCGCCCTCTACGACCCGCTGGTCTACCGCCGTGTCCGGGCGGCGCTGGGCGGCAAGGTCCGGTACGTGATCTGCGGCGGCTCCCCGCTGGGCCGCCGGCTGGCCTCCTTCTACGAGGGCGCGGGCATCGGCATCTTCGAGGGGTACGGCCTGACGGAGACGACGGCGGCTCACACGGTGACCCCGCCCCTCAAACCCCGCCTGGGCACGGTGGGTTGGCCCCTCCCCGGTACGTCGGTACGCATCGCGGACGACGGCGAGGTGCTGCTCCGGGGCGGCCAGGTGTTCCGGGGCTACTGGGACGCGGAACGCGCGGAGCCGGTCCCGTACCTCCTGGACGGCGACTGGTTCCCGACGGGCGACCTGGGCACGCTGGACGAGGACGGCTACCTGACGATCACGGGCCGCAAGAAGGACGTCATCATCACGTCGGGCGGCAAGAACGTGACGCCCGCCCCCCTGGAGGACTGGCTCCGCGCCCACCCCCTGGTCAGCCAGTGCATGGTCGTCGGCGACAACCGCTCGTACATCACGGCCCTCCTCACCCTGGACCCGGACGGCCTCCACCACTGGCGCCAGATGGTGAAGAAACAGGACGTGCCGCTACGGGAGTTGGTCCACGACGAGGAGCTGCGCACGTCCCTGCAGAAGGCGGTCGACGAGGCGAACCGCCTGGTGTCGCGGGCCGAGTCCATCCGCAAGTTCACCGTCCTCCCGGTCGACTTCACGGAGGAACGGGGTCACTTGACGCCATCGCTGAAGCTGAAGCGGGCGGCGATCGCACGGGACTTCACGGCGGAGATCGAGGAGCTGTACCGGCGTAGGTGA
- a CDS encoding NAD(P)H-dependent flavin oxidoreductase, whose translation MSGADVSTGSAGGTGAGRLEELLDLRLPIIQGPFGGGLSTVALAAAVSEAGGLGSYGAHIMTPDAITELVGRLRAATSRPFAVNLWVPQEGERSSFQATELAPHAERLIPYAYELGLPARHDGGDAVSHPSFDDQVDALLASAPPVISFVMGVPPVRVVEEARRRGIVLFGTATTVGEAVALEAAGVDVVVASGSDAGGHRGAFLRPVAESLVGTFSLVPQVVDAMSVPVVAAGGIADARGVAAALALGADAVQVGTGFLATAESGAPAVHKEALHSPEARTTVLTRLYSGRPARGIPNRFVREMAAYEGEVPPYPLQSLLMQPLRTAAAAQDRRDLAALWAGQAAPLTRPALTAGEYLARLTGASGSSD comes from the coding sequence ATGAGCGGGGCCGACGTGAGCACGGGCAGCGCAGGCGGTACGGGAGCGGGGCGGCTGGAAGAGCTGCTGGACCTCCGACTCCCCATCATCCAGGGCCCGTTCGGCGGCGGGCTGTCGACCGTCGCCCTCGCTGCGGCGGTCAGCGAGGCGGGCGGCCTCGGCTCGTACGGGGCGCACATCATGACGCCCGACGCGATCACGGAGCTGGTCGGAAGGCTGCGGGCGGCCACGTCACGCCCGTTCGCGGTGAACCTCTGGGTCCCGCAGGAGGGTGAGCGATCCTCTTTCCAGGCAACGGAGTTGGCACCGCACGCGGAGCGCCTGATCCCGTACGCGTACGAACTCGGCCTCCCTGCCCGCCACGACGGCGGGGACGCAGTGAGCCACCCCTCCTTCGACGACCAGGTCGACGCCCTGCTGGCCTCGGCGCCCCCGGTCATCAGCTTCGTGATGGGCGTGCCGCCGGTGCGGGTGGTGGAGGAGGCGCGACGGCGGGGCATCGTGCTGTTCGGTACGGCGACGACGGTGGGCGAGGCCGTGGCGCTGGAGGCCGCGGGCGTGGACGTGGTCGTGGCGTCGGGCAGCGACGCGGGCGGGCACCGGGGCGCGTTCCTGCGGCCGGTGGCGGAGTCGCTGGTGGGGACGTTCTCGCTGGTGCCGCAGGTGGTGGACGCGATGTCGGTGCCGGTGGTCGCGGCGGGCGGCATCGCGGACGCCCGGGGCGTGGCCGCCGCGCTGGCACTGGGGGCGGACGCAGTCCAGGTCGGTACGGGGTTCCTCGCCACGGCGGAGTCCGGCGCACCGGCCGTCCACAAGGAGGCGCTGCACAGCCCGGAGGCCCGGACGACGGTGCTCACCCGCCTCTACTCGGGCCGCCCGGCCCGGGGCATCCCGAACCGTTTCGTACGGGAAATGGCGGCGTACGAGGGGGAGGTGCCGCCGTACCCGCTCCAGAGCCTCCTGATGCAGCCGCTCCGGACGGCAGCGGCGGCCCAGGACCGCCGGGACCTCGCCGCGCTCTGGGCGGGCCAGGCGGCGCCGCTCACCCGCCCGGCGCTGACGGCCGGGGAGTACCTGGCCAGGCTGACGGGCGCCTCGGGCTCATCGGACTGA
- a CDS encoding M23 family metallopeptidase: MRAPRTQNRTHPIRTHSRTRTALLALLALLGGLLTVATTASPAAAAPNFKAPYGCGQQWTYSHHSAEVRRALDFVRTDGGATAGSPVLASAAGTAYRHSQPSGAGNYISIDHGGGWQTYYFHLNAFSVASGARVAQGQQIGTTGSTGNSSGAHIHYEQLLNGVGQNIVINGRSLSPYPGSYYNKYLTSDNGCGGGTGRYWVDTFANATGYAAPNTADAQGILNAGTNYVYCKVWGARVGTATQFNHWWLRTDLDSVYPGKNGRNAYVSAYYLSRWGNDEARDNNGTVIPNC, translated from the coding sequence ATGCGTGCTCCGCGAACCCAGAACCGTACGCACCCAATCCGTACGCACTCACGTACCCGTACAGCCCTCCTCGCCCTGCTGGCGCTCCTCGGCGGGCTGCTCACCGTCGCCACCACCGCGTCCCCCGCCGCAGCCGCGCCCAACTTCAAGGCGCCCTACGGCTGCGGCCAGCAGTGGACCTACAGCCACCACTCCGCCGAGGTCAGACGGGCTCTCGACTTCGTTCGTACCGACGGCGGCGCCACCGCCGGCTCCCCGGTCCTCGCCTCGGCCGCAGGGACCGCCTACCGCCACTCGCAGCCGAGCGGGGCGGGCAACTACATCTCCATCGACCACGGCGGCGGCTGGCAGACCTACTACTTCCACCTCAACGCGTTCTCCGTCGCCAGCGGGGCCCGCGTCGCCCAGGGGCAGCAGATCGGTACCACCGGCTCGACCGGCAACAGCTCCGGCGCCCACATCCACTACGAGCAGCTGCTCAACGGGGTCGGCCAGAACATCGTCATCAACGGCCGGTCACTCAGCCCGTACCCGGGGTCGTACTACAACAAGTACCTGACCAGCGACAACGGTTGCGGCGGTGGAACCGGCAGGTACTGGGTCGACACCTTCGCCAACGCCACCGGCTACGCCGCCCCCAACACCGCAGACGCGCAAGGCATCCTCAACGCCGGTACGAACTACGTGTACTGCAAGGTGTGGGGCGCCCGCGTCGGTACGGCCACCCAGTTCAACCACTGGTGGCTCCGCACCGACCTGGACAGCGTCTACCCGGGCAAGAACGGCCGCAACGCCTACGTCTCCGCGTACTACCTCTCCCGCTGGGGCAACGACGAGGCCCGCGACAACAACGGCACCGTGATCCCCAACTGCTGA
- a CDS encoding type II toxin-antitoxin system Phd/YefM family antitoxin, producing MEATAREFNQKSSQILAAAARGETITVTKNGTAVARVVPITDDDIPPYPTDPMGAIELPDLDLPDLTDDEIDDVLKGMGS from the coding sequence ATGGAGGCCACGGCTCGGGAGTTCAACCAGAAATCGTCACAGATCCTCGCTGCCGCAGCACGCGGCGAGACCATCACCGTCACCAAGAACGGCACGGCGGTCGCTCGCGTCGTCCCCATCACCGACGACGACATCCCTCCGTATCCCACCGACCCCATGGGTGCCATAGAGCTCCCCGATCTCGACCTTCCTGATCTCACCGACGACGAGATCGACGATGTGCTCAAGGGGATGGGGTCGTGA
- a CDS encoding TOPRIM nucleotidyl transferase/hydrolase domain-containing protein, with protein MADMEAFREAVTAWAAGGRSDPARELAERLPVRTVVLLEGPSDAAAVDALAGRRGRDLAGEGVCVLPMGGAMSVGRFAPLLGPTGLGLRLTGLCDEQERGFYERGWERAGAAARQEFFVCAADLEEELIRALGVSRVEELIEAEGDLRALQIFLRQPAQQGRPPRQQLRRFLGTKKGRKIHYGRVLVEALGPDNVPAPLDDLLSCL; from the coding sequence ATGGCTGACATGGAGGCGTTCCGGGAGGCGGTCACCGCGTGGGCGGCGGGCGGGCGGTCCGATCCCGCCCGTGAGCTGGCCGAGCGGCTCCCCGTACGGACCGTCGTCCTGCTCGAAGGCCCGAGCGACGCCGCCGCCGTCGACGCACTGGCCGGGCGGCGCGGCCGGGACCTGGCCGGCGAGGGCGTCTGCGTGCTCCCGATGGGCGGGGCGATGAGCGTCGGCCGATTCGCGCCTCTCCTCGGGCCCACCGGCCTGGGCCTTCGCCTCACCGGCCTGTGCGACGAGCAGGAGCGAGGCTTCTACGAGCGCGGGTGGGAGCGGGCCGGAGCGGCGGCGCGGCAGGAGTTCTTCGTCTGCGCGGCGGACCTGGAGGAGGAGCTGATCCGCGCCCTCGGCGTGTCACGGGTCGAGGAACTCATCGAAGCCGAAGGTGACTTGCGCGCCCTCCAGATCTTCCTGCGCCAGCCCGCCCAGCAAGGCCGCCCCCCGCGCCAGCAGTTGCGCCGCTTCCTCGGTACGAAGAAGGGGCGCAAGATCCATTACGGCCGCGTCCTCGTCGAAGCCCTCGGCCCCGACAACGTCCCCGCCCCGCTGGACGACCTCCTCTCCTGCCTCTGA
- a CDS encoding flavodoxin family protein, giving the protein MPEARTPTQSDTPSTPTPVSVAIAYHSGYGHTARQAAAVAAGVDSVPGAAADLRDVTTLDAGLWAALEAADAIVFGSPTYMGATSAVFQRFAEASSAIWAARGWQDKLAAGFTNSAGLNGNKDNALLSMAVLAGQHGMHWVSLGLLPGWIYTSTGSPDELNRLGGFLGAMAQSPADLGPDRAPGESDLRTAHHLGARVARTALRLAHGREAAAHLAAAA; this is encoded by the coding sequence ATGCCCGAAGCCCGGACACCCACGCAATCCGACACGCCCTCCACCCCCACCCCCGTCTCCGTCGCCATCGCCTACCACAGCGGCTACGGGCACACCGCCCGCCAGGCGGCGGCGGTCGCGGCGGGCGTCGATTCCGTCCCCGGGGCGGCAGCGGACCTCCGGGACGTGACCACGCTCGACGCCGGACTCTGGGCGGCCCTGGAGGCGGCCGACGCGATCGTCTTCGGCTCACCGACCTACATGGGCGCCACCTCCGCCGTCTTCCAGCGGTTCGCGGAAGCGAGCAGCGCGATCTGGGCGGCGCGCGGCTGGCAGGACAAGCTCGCGGCGGGCTTCACCAACTCGGCGGGGCTCAACGGGAACAAGGACAACGCGCTGCTCTCCATGGCGGTCCTGGCCGGCCAGCACGGGATGCACTGGGTCTCCCTCGGCCTGCTGCCCGGCTGGATCTACACCTCCACCGGCTCCCCGGACGAGCTGAACCGCCTCGGCGGCTTCCTCGGCGCGATGGCCCAGTCCCCCGCCGACCTGGGCCCGGACCGGGCGCCGGGCGAATCCGACCTCCGTACGGCCCACCACCTCGGCGCCCGGGTCGCCCGCACCGCCCTCCGCCTCGCCCACGGCCGCGAGGCCGCCGCACACCTGGCCGCAGCCGCATGA
- a CDS encoding PIN domain-containing protein, translated as MSLVAIADTNALYRLLDRRLSGHEVHREGLAAISHLVISPFVLAELDYLITTKAGARHALTAARFIERNVATRRFEIPPVGPHLSAAIAVAEGYVDADGGKRIGLTDAMNVALAAAHRTEVIFTSDRRFRMVRPLTGHKAFRLLPDDL; from the coding sequence GTGAGCCTGGTCGCCATTGCCGACACCAACGCCCTCTACCGGCTCCTCGACCGGAGGCTCAGCGGCCACGAAGTGCACAGAGAAGGACTGGCAGCGATCAGCCACCTGGTCATCTCTCCTTTCGTCCTGGCCGAACTGGACTACCTGATCACCACCAAGGCCGGGGCCCGCCACGCTCTGACGGCAGCGCGCTTCATCGAACGCAACGTAGCCACCCGCAGGTTCGAGATCCCGCCCGTCGGACCACACCTGAGCGCCGCGATCGCCGTCGCGGAGGGCTACGTGGACGCGGACGGCGGCAAGCGCATCGGCCTGACCGACGCGATGAACGTCGCCCTCGCCGCCGCGCACCGTACCGAGGTCATCTTCACCTCGGACCGCCGCTTCCGTATGGTCCGGCCTCTGACCGGTCACAAGGCATTCAGGTTGCTGCCCGACGACCTCTGA
- a CDS encoding lectin: MRSSDGPGEPNDVFEEPLDIGRGQPTKASVPSLKSNLHAIGLTCELTDDENLQRFIQQVRDDLPSSGENQAFFIGRRFEEDFQQAAPQEAQLFVSTVCDIAPSDTSYITREASGHEGAKAFFEYLLDENPQSGEFISQLAGVSVEAPDFAEQFAKSNPSGIQFLAELAQGGISPAGAATWIPGTDRVAGKCAGYLAELVNEERFDKLQSKEVKNRRPECRKGEQGDRRWGLPNYRMEKYEGRYSSAQAVKDQFKKNAVMAHTSVTGGVSKEDLEAFVSSEVLPYTDESEADYDTTKANKGKLRELLLFLVKEPSGQGASGTNTGLGVISIKWHLKVKRYKEKKSEIRHDTTMEFYARSIVYPSVYDLDTDPPNRTRVIDQVKDDRNLCP; encoded by the coding sequence ATGCGTTCTTCAGATGGTCCGGGCGAGCCGAACGACGTATTCGAGGAGCCGCTGGACATCGGCAGGGGTCAACCCACGAAAGCCTCAGTCCCCTCACTGAAAAGCAATCTGCATGCGATCGGCCTGACCTGTGAGCTGACCGATGACGAAAACCTCCAGCGGTTCATCCAGCAGGTCCGTGATGACCTGCCGAGCAGCGGCGAGAATCAGGCATTCTTCATCGGCAGGCGCTTCGAAGAGGATTTTCAGCAAGCGGCACCGCAGGAGGCCCAGCTCTTCGTTTCCACGGTCTGCGACATCGCCCCTTCCGACACGAGCTACATCACCCGCGAGGCGTCCGGTCACGAGGGAGCGAAAGCCTTCTTCGAGTATTTGCTGGACGAGAATCCCCAGAGCGGGGAGTTCATCAGCCAGTTGGCCGGCGTCTCCGTGGAGGCTCCGGACTTCGCCGAGCAGTTCGCCAAGAGCAACCCGTCCGGCATCCAGTTCCTTGCGGAGCTGGCGCAGGGTGGCATCAGTCCGGCCGGCGCCGCGACATGGATCCCCGGCACCGACCGAGTGGCCGGGAAGTGCGCCGGCTACCTGGCCGAACTCGTCAACGAAGAACGTTTCGACAAGTTGCAGAGCAAGGAGGTGAAGAACCGGAGGCCCGAATGCAGGAAGGGTGAGCAGGGCGATCGGCGATGGGGCTTGCCGAACTACCGCATGGAGAAATACGAGGGACGGTACTCGTCTGCCCAGGCCGTCAAGGACCAGTTCAAGAAGAACGCCGTGATGGCTCACACCTCGGTGACGGGGGGCGTCAGCAAGGAGGACCTGGAGGCATTCGTCTCGTCCGAGGTCCTCCCCTACACCGACGAGAGCGAAGCGGACTACGACACCACCAAGGCGAACAAGGGGAAACTCCGCGAACTCCTCCTCTTTCTGGTGAAGGAACCGAGTGGTCAAGGGGCTTCGGGCACGAACACCGGACTCGGAGTGATCTCGATCAAGTGGCACCTGAAAGTGAAGAGGTACAAGGAGAAGAAGTCGGAGATCAGGCATGACACCACCATGGAGTTCTACGCCCGCTCCATCGTCTACCCCTCGGTCTACGACCTGGACACCGATCCGCCCAACAGGACGCGAGTGATCGACCAGGTGAAGGACGACAGGAACCTCTGCCCGTAG
- a CDS encoding glycoside hydrolase family 43 protein, giving the protein MRLFRRSSTPAATTLSALGALALTGALTATLFLSAPTTAQGAAPAAELAPQGQTSLRAADPSVLRVGSTYIGVQSTGGGIAVRQASSTDGLATAPARQVWSDTRDRGEVWAPEIVMDGGRYYIYFTAGRGATHRMFVISSATPDSGYGAETQLALPDGKWAIDGTLFTFEGQRWFVWSGWAGDTNVEQNLYIARMSSPTQPTGARYVISQPRESWERVVGNPFINESPEAIRDPNGQLHIVYSANGSWSDQYCLADLRLRKGGDPTYVWDWYKSNGCLFGSNQSTTMAGWDPTLYVHGPGHHTFVLLHGDINTSPPAGPRFPSMFHAVPKGTPYSWANRYWYTGTFAWWGNTTYSRANVPGPNTDTGWSLKFFE; this is encoded by the coding sequence ATGAGACTGTTCCGCCGCTCTTCCACCCCCGCCGCCACCACACTCTCCGCCCTCGGCGCCCTGGCCCTGACCGGCGCCCTCACCGCCACGTTGTTCCTCTCCGCCCCCACCACGGCCCAAGGAGCCGCGCCCGCAGCAGAGTTGGCCCCGCAGGGCCAGACGAGCCTGCGGGCCGCCGACCCGAGTGTGCTGAGGGTGGGCAGCACGTACATCGGCGTCCAGTCGACCGGCGGAGGCATCGCCGTACGCCAGGCGTCGTCGACGGACGGCCTCGCCACGGCCCCCGCACGCCAGGTCTGGTCGGACACCCGCGACCGGGGCGAGGTGTGGGCGCCGGAGATCGTGATGGACGGCGGCCGGTACTACATCTACTTCACTGCCGGCCGTGGCGCGACACACCGCATGTTCGTGATCAGCTCCGCCACCCCCGACAGCGGTTACGGCGCCGAGACGCAACTCGCCCTGCCGGACGGCAAATGGGCGATCGACGGCACCCTGTTCACGTTCGAGGGGCAGCGCTGGTTCGTCTGGTCGGGCTGGGCGGGCGACACGAACGTGGAGCAGAACCTCTACATCGCCCGCATGAGCAGCCCCACGCAGCCCACGGGCGCCCGGTACGTCATCTCCCAGCCGCGCGAGAGCTGGGAGCGGGTGGTGGGCAACCCGTTCATCAACGAGAGCCCGGAGGCCATCAGGGACCCCAACGGCCAGTTGCACATCGTCTATTCGGCCAACGGTAGTTGGAGCGACCAGTACTGCCTGGCCGACCTGCGGCTGCGCAAGGGCGGCGACCCCACGTACGTATGGGACTGGTACAAGTCGAACGGCTGCCTCTTCGGCTCCAACCAGTCGACAACGATGGCGGGTTGGGACCCGACGCTGTACGTGCACGGCCCCGGCCACCACACCTTCGTCCTGCTGCACGGCGACATCAACACCAGCCCTCCGGCGGGCCCCAGGTTCCCGTCGATGTTCCACGCGGTCCCGAAGGGCACCCCGTACTCCTGGGCCAACCGTTACTGGTACACGGGCACGTTCGCCTGGTGGGGCAACACCACGTACTCCCGGGCCAATGTCCCGGGGCCGAACACGGACACGGGGTGGAGCCTGAAGTTCTTCGAGTGA